The sequence GCCCACACCGTCAGCGTCCGATCGTCCAGGGGCGTCCATTGCCGCATGCCAGCGCGCGGCAACTGGAAGGAAGCGACCGGTTCGCCGGCGTGTTCGCGGTAGAGCGCAACCCGCTCCTCCCTGGTCAGCGTCGAGCCGGTCGAACAGGCGGCCAGCGCGGCGGCCAGCATCAACAAAGGTAGTGCGTTCCGCATGTGTCGTCTCCCGTGGCGAGGTAGAGCCGAGCCCTCTTGTTGATCAGCTTCGGAAGACCAGGCTCGCAACGCATAGGCGACAAGCGATTACGCTCGGTCAGGTAAAGCAGCGGTGAGGATCGCATGACCGCAATGACCCACCCGCGCATTTGCTTTCGACCCAAGTGACTTGGCTCCGCTTCTGCCCGAAAGCGGACCCTCCGACTCCTCAGGCCGGTCCACGCCTCTGAGTGACCGCTTTCGACCCCAAGCGGACATTCCGATCGCTGCGCTCGGTCCGGCTATCATCGCGCCAAGTAAGCCGACGTCTTTGAGTTGCGCATCGATGAATTTTTCAGATCAAACAGATGAGGTATCTGCTCAGCTAGAACCAGACGAAATCCTGTCATTGGTGCGAGCCCTTCCCAGAGTTCTTGTTGACTTGGTCGGAGACGCAAACCTTGTTGCGCGTTATGGCGCAGGCTGCCAAATTCACGGCGACCTATGGCTTGTTCCCATGCGGGTCAACACGTCCTGGTTGGCGGATTTCTTGGAACGGGCAATTGACCAGAACATTTTTCTTCCATGCGACGCCGAGATGCGTATCGATCTCGAGAGTGGCCACCTCAAGGTTGCGTTCTGCAATGAGGGGCATCTGCATGTCGGCGGGTCCAGCGAGTCGCTCCGAAGCGCATTCCTGTCCAGTGAACCATTTAGTACCGTCAGGATGGTGGGCTGGTCGGACGGACTGGGATGACGTCCGCTTCTGGCGGAAAACTGCCATGGCCGGCTTGTGAGTCGAACCCCGTCCTGCATAAGCTCACGCCGTGAGCCAACTCGACAACATTCCGCCACACCTTCAGAAGCGATCAATTTCCCCGAGGGAGATCGTGCTTCCGCTTGCCGACGCATTGGAAGCAATCGACTGCCTGGAGTCCCAATCGGCTCTGATCCTGGGCTGGGAGGGCTGGGTAAAGGCGGCTGATGGTCGCGTTGGGCATGGTAGCGCTGGCTACCTGAGTACATCCACCGAACACCTCTCGGTTGCTGAGGCTGCCGCCGACGCGCGCAAGACGATCAAAGCTGGCGCATTGGACTGGCAAGAAAAACATGGTGGCGGCACCGATGTTTTGCACTTCTGCATAACAGTGAGGCCGACTAGCTAGCAGGACTGTCGAATGTCCGCTTCTGGCCGATAGCGGACATGGGGCACGTGACTGCTTCCGACCCGAATCGGACATTCGCCCACTGAACGCTCCGCCTGCGGGCCTGGTCATGGACATCGGAGAGAAAGGAAATGAATGACGCAAGTCAGGGTGAAAGCGAGAAGTCCAAGTCGCGCGCCATGGCCATCTCCATCGGTTTTGTCGCTGCCTTCGTCACAGCGGTTACGGTCTCGCTCTCCACGCCGGACGGCAACCTCGTCGTGACTTTGGTGCCAGCACTGGCAGTTGGGCTGGTCGTGTTCGGCCTGACGTCGTGGCGCACACGAAAGCGGACATCGAACAGATGACCGCTTTCGACCCAAAGCGGACATTCCGTCTGTAGCCAAGGGGTCCGGTACCATTTCCCAAATGACCGACACCATTCGATGCCGTGTTCACGGCGACCAGGAGCAAACGTTCGTTTGCCAACACTTGGCGACGGCCTTGGAAACCGGCGAGAGAGTCGGCTTCTTTTGGGCAAGTGGGGAGGACGGGGCGCGAGGCGACGCATGGTGCTCTACATGCGAGGAGGCGCGGATTCGGGAGGGTGGCGAATCTGGTGACTGGAACGACCGGTCCCAGAAGATCGCCAACATCAAGATTCTCTGCGGTTCTTGCTTCGACCGTGTTCGCGCAATGCACGGGTTGTGATGTCCGCTTCTGGCCGAAAGCGGAGATCGCCTGCCGTCGGCATCGTCCACGAAACGGAGGTGCATCTCTCGAAGGTGCAGCGTCGCGGCAAATCGCGGTGAAGGACCGGCACGCCCTCGGTTGTCGCGACTGCAGGGCGGCCATGGATGGCCACCCGGGCGGAGCTCCGGGTGCATGGATGCGGCTTGAAGGCGCTCCGACAGGCGCGATAACCGAGGGCGTGGCGGTCCGACCCAACCGGAGCCGAGGCTTTTAATCGATGTAAGCGCGCGTCAGCGTATTGAGATGCACACGCTCTGCATCACGCAGGAACGGCGCCAGCAACATCATCACCTGCACGATGCCCGCACGAATCGACACCTGCTCGTTCTTGTCCCCACGCGCCGACGCATAATTCATCCAGAACGTCGCGATCACCAGCACGTTGGTCGCCGCCGCATCGAGTTCCGCAGCAGACGCACGCATCACCCCCGCCTGCGACAACCCACGCATCACCTCATGCGCCTGCTCATCCGCCCGCCGCAGGATCCGCGCAAACCGGATCCGCAAGCGCCGATTGCGACTGAGGATGTCCGCCAGGTCGCGATACAGGAATCGATAATCCCAGATGCACTCGAACACCAGGTGCAGCAGCAACCAGATGTCCTCGAGCCCGGGCAACCGATCGGTCGGCGCACCCAGCGCAGCATCGATCCGCTCTTCGTACCGCCCGAAGAGGTGCTCGATGATGTCGTCCTTGTTGCGGAAGTGGTAATACAGGTTGCCCGGGCTGATCTCCAGCTCGTCGGCGATATGGTTGGTGGTGACGTTCGGCTCGCCCTGCGCGTTGAACATCGCGAGCGACGCATCGAGGATGCGCTGTCGGGTCTGCCGGGCCACGTCAGGCCGTCAGCTTTTTGACCAGGTCCACGTACTTCTGCATGGCCTCGTCCTGCGAGGTGCCCTTGAGCTTGGCCCAGGCTTCGTACTTGGCGGTGCCGACGAAATCGAAGAAACCGGGCTTGGGCCCGCTGACGTCGCCTTCCGAGCCCTGCTTGTAGAACGCGTACAGGCGCAGCAGCGTGTCGTTGTCGGGGCGCTCGGACAGGCCCTGGACATCCTTGGTGGCCTGTTCGAAACGGGCTTTGAGGTCGGACATGCGGGCTTCCTCGCTGTGCTGCCTGTCATCGGGCAGGCGGCAATCTGAGCATGCGTTGTCGACGTTTTCAATACGCAGGGGAATTGTGGCCCCGGCACGCCTCTGGCAACGTAACGGAAAGGACCTCGGGAGCAAGACGCACATGACCTACTTCGTCACGGGAGCCACCGGCTTCCTCGGCCGCCACCTGGTCGCCACGCTCCTCAAGCGCAAGGGCCCCATCCACGTGCTCGTGCGCAAGGATTCGCGCAAGAAGCTCGATGCCATCGCGGCAAAGATGGGTTGGGACATGAAGCGGGTGGTGGTGGTCGAGGGCGACATGGCCTCGCCCAAGTGCGGCCTGTCCGCCGCGCAGGTCCGCGCGCTCAACGGCAAGGTGAAACATTTCTTCCACCTGGCCGCCATCTACGACCTGACTGCGAAGGCCGAGCCGCAGCGCATCGCCAACGTGGAAGGTACGCAGCACGCGCTGGACCTGGCCGCGGCCATCGGGGCGGGCATCTTCCACCACACCTCGTCCATCGCGGCCGCGGGCCTGTACCCGGGCGTGTTCCGCGAAGACATGTTCGACGAGGCGGAAGGGCTGGACGATCCCTACCTGCAGACCAAGCACGAGTCCGAGGCCCTGGTGCGCAAGGAAAAGCGCCTGAAGTGGCGCGTCTACCGCCCGGGCATGGTCGTCGGCCATTCGAAGACCGGCGAGATGGACAAGATCGACGGGCCTTACTACTTCTTCTCCTTCATCAAGAAGCTGCGCGAAATGCTGCCGCAGTGGATGCCCACGCTCGGCATCGAGGGCGGGCGCATCAACATCGTGCCGGTGGATTTCGTGGTCGAGGCCATGGACCACATCGCGCACAAGCCGAAGCTGGACCACCACACGTTCCACCTGACGGATCCTGAGCCCATGCGCGTGGGAGAGGTGCTCAACACCTTCGCGCGCGCCGGCCACGCGCCGGAGATGACCATGCGCATCGACGCGCGCATGTTCGCCTTCGTGCCCGGTGGCGTGCGCATGGCGGTGGGCAACCTGCCGCCGGTGCGACGCTTCATCGGCATGCTGCTGCGCGATTTCCGCATCCCCAAGGAAACGCTGAAGTTCATTACGTATCCGACGCGCTTCGACAACCGCGAGGCCGAGCGCGCGCTCAAAGGCAGCGGCATTTCGGTGCCCAAGCTCGATACCTACGCCTGGCGCCTGTGGGACTACTGGGAACGCCACCTCGACCCGGATCTGTTCATCGACCGCTCGCTGAAGGGCCGTGTGCGCAACAAGGTGGTGCTGATCACCGGCGGTTCCTCGGGCATCGGCCTGTCCACCGCGCAGCGCGTGGCGGAGGCGGGGGCGATCACGATCATCGTGGCGCGCGGCGAAGCGGAGCTGTTCAAGGCGCGCGACGACATGAAGGCGCGCGGCGGCAAGGTGTTCGCCTACACGGCCGACCTGTCGGACATGGCCGACTGCGACAAGCTGGTCAAGACGGTGCTGGCCGAACACGGCCACGTCGACGTGCTCGTCAACAACGCGGGCCGTTCGATCCGTCGTTCGATCGAGCTCAGCTACGACCGCTTCCACGATTTCGAGCGCACGATGCAGCTGAACTATTTCGGCAGCCTGCGTTTGATCATGGGCGTGCTGCCGACCATGACGCATCGCCGGCGCGGGCACATCATCAACATCTCGTCGATCGGCGTGCTGGCCAATTCGCCGCGTTTCTCCGCCTACGTGGCCTCGAAGGCGGCGATGGATGCCTGGTCGCGCTGCGCGCAGGGCGAGTTGTCGGGCAAGGGCATCAGCTTCACCACGATCAACATGCCGCTGGTGAAGACGCCGATGATCGCGCCGACCAAGATGTACGACAGCGTGCCTACGCTCACGCCGGACGAAGCGGCGGACCTGGTGGTGAAGGGCATCATCGAGCGCCCGAGCCGCATCGCGACCCGCCTGGGCATCTTCGCGTCCGTGCTCAATGCGCTGGCGCCGAAGGCCTACGAGGTGGTGATGAGCACCGCGTTCGAACTGTTCCCGGATTCTGCCGCCGCCAAGGGCGACAGGAAGGCACTCAAGGGCGAGCTGGAACCGAGCAACGAGCAGATTGCGTTCGCCGCGCTGATGCGCGGGGTGCACTGGTAGTTACATCGTCGCGCACTGTTTGAAGCGCACCAGCTGCTGGGAGTTTTCCGGCGGCTGGAGGTGCACGCGGGCGGTGCGCAGGTTCGCGTAGTGCATCAGCACCGTGCAGATCTCGTCGAAGCGCTGGGTGCTGGTTTCGTCGACGAAGACCTGCAAGGTCGACTTGGTGGTCCACACCGCGCGATCGACGCCCGGAAGCGTGCCGACCATGCGCACGACGTCCGCGCGCTGCTTGTCTTCCTCTTCTTCCGTGGCCGCGACGACCACGGTCGACGGGGCGCTGATCCCCACCGGGGTTCCGGCCGCCGGCGCCGCGACGGTGGCGGGCTGGGCGGGGCGCGGCACGTCGCGGAGCACGGTGACGTCGGGCTTCGCTTTCGGCGGCGGGAGGCTGGCGCCCACCACGAAGGCGATCGCGACGCCCGCGACCGCGGCCCCCAACCACGAAATCAGCACCTGACGGCGCGCGCGTTGGCCCGCGACGTTGTGCACTTCGTCCTTGAGGCTTTGGGGCAGGAGCGGGGCGATCTCGGGCCACAGCGCCTTGCCATCGATGAGTTCGATGTTGGCGGAGTCGGCAGGCCTGCGCGCATCGGATTCGATGGTGCCGGGCGTCACCAGCAATCCACTGATGGCGCCCTGGAACTTCATCGACGCGCCGAATTCGGAGACCGACTGTTTCGTGAGGCGATAAGCCGAACCGTGCTTGCAGCTCAGCAGCGCGCGCTCACCGTTGCGCTGCAGGAGGAACTCGGTCTGCTGGCCACGTTCGGCTTCGTCGTTGGCGGTGAGCACGTCGTAGCCGCGATGGCGCATCGCATCCAGCACGAAGTGCGAGAACTCGCGCCAGCGCATCGCCGACAGCGCGTGGATGCCCGCTTCGGCCTCGTCCCGTCGACGACGGATGTTGCCGAAGTAGAGCGACCCGATGGTGCCCAGGATGACCGCGATCACGATGGCGGGAATGAGCGCGGTCAGCATGCGGAATGGCTCGTGCCCTGGGTCGAAGGACGCGAATGATACGCCACCGCCCGGCGTTCTCTGCCGCAAAAGAAGGCCCGCCAGTCCGAACCGTCGGGGGAGGGGAGCTGACGGTGGTGCTCGGGACTGGCGGGCCTTGGAGCGGGCTTGCCTGAAGCTGACTGGTTCAGACGACCGGTTGCTTCCTGGTCGCTTTCTTGGTGGCGCGCTTGCGCGGTGCCTTCGCGGCCTTGGTGGCGGCGGTGGCCGTCCGGCGCGTGGGCGAGCCGCCGACGCGGCGCAGTTCGGCGTTCAGCGCATCCACGCGCTGCACGAGGTCGGCGAGGTCTTCGCGGCTCGGCACGCCCAGCTTCACCAGCGCGCGTTGCACGCGATCTTCGAACACTTTTTCGAGGCGATCCCAGGTGTCCACGGCGCGTTCGCGCGCCTGGCCGACGCGGCTTTCGACGGCGTCGCGCACGACGTCGGCGCGGTTGCCGGCGATCTTGCGTGCGGTCTGTTCGAGGTTGAGGCCTTCCTTGACCAGGCCTTCGAAGAGCTTGCCGCCTTCGGCCTGTGCGCGTGCAAAGGCGCCCACGCCGGCCAGCCAGATCTGCTGTGCGGATTCGCTCAGCGATTTCGAGAGGTGGTCGGCATGCGCTTTGGATCCGGCGCCGGACGCTGCGGTCTTCTTGCGGGCGGTCTTCTTGAGCTTGGCCATGTGCCCTCCGCGGGCGCGGTGGTTTGAGGAGTGAAAGGCAGGATCGGCTTGCTGGCTAGAGCATTCACACGAGTGGCTGTAAAGGGACGTCAAGAGCTTTTTCATCGGCTCCGGAAGGACGGACCGCCACGCCCTCGGTTATCGCGCCTGTCGGAGCGCCTACAAGCCGCATCCATGCAACCGGAGCTCCGCCCGCCTCGCCATCCATGGCGGGGCTGCAGTCGCGACAACCGAGTGCGTGTCGGTCCTTCACCGCGATTTTTGTGTGCGCTGCGCTCGAAGCTCTTCACCGAAGCCGCAGAAGGTGAACTGCGGTGGAGGCCTGGCACACGCTCGATGAGCGTGGCTGCAGGGCGGCCATGGATGGCCACCCGGGCGGAGCTCCGGTTGCATGGATGCGGCTTGGAGGCGCTCCGACAGACGCGCTCATCGAGCGGGTGACAGGCCGTCCTTCCGAAGCCGAGGCGTTTGCTCCAGGGGCGTGCCGGACTTTCTGGTGTCGAAGTCAGCGAGCTGCTTTTTGCTTGGCGACCAGGTGGTCAACTTCATCCAACGCGCGACGCAAGCGAGCCGTCGTTTCCGTGGCGCGAGGGCGTTTGGGCAAGCCGTCGAGGATGGAACGCGTGTCGTCGGCCAGCACATCGTCGCGCAGCACCAGGCCGTGTGCCTTCAGCACCGGGCGCAAATCCGGTGCGCGCTTGCGCAGGTCTTCGAGCGTGTTGCGGTAGGCGATCTCGCAGACGCGGCGGCGGGCGGCGAAGCTGAAGACGTTGGTGAAGAATAATTCGCCGTCGTCGCTGTTGGGTTCGAAGACAAGCTGGTCGACATCCGGGTAAGTCTGCGCGTAACGCTGCAGGCCGACTTGCATGCGGGATTGCAGCAGCGTGCGGAAGGTCTGCGAGAGGACGACGGGCAGGCCGCCTTCGCTGAGTCGGGACTCGATGCCTTCGGGGTTGCGGCGGGCGGTGTTCGCGTCGAAGGGGACGAGCGGATTGAGGCCGATCATCAGATCGATGTCGCGCTCGAGGACGGTGGAGGCATGCATCGTGCGGCGGAGCGCGCCGTCGACAAAGTGGCGGCCGCGCACTTCCACCGGTGCATACAGGCCGGGCAGGGCGGCGCTTGCTTGCACGGCTTTCGAGATCGGGACGTCGTCCCAGTCTTCGCCGCCGAAGCGCACGACCTTGCCGCTGTCGAGTTCGACGGCGACGACGAACAGGTCGGCCTCCAGGGTACGGAAGTCGTTGCTGCGGCCGCGGCGAGTGAACACTTCGCGCAGGAAGTGTTCGATTTCGGTGCTGTCGAACAAGCCGGTCGGCACCAGTCCGCCGAAGCGGGTGATCGCGTCGGACCAGCGCGAGTCGCCGCGGGCGAACAGCATGTCGCGCCACCATTCCATCGCCAGGCGCGGGGCGCTGGCGGCGCGGCGCATGTATTCGAAGAAGGCAGGGCGCAGGAAGGTTTCCGGGCGGAACTGCACGTCGTCGCTGTCGCCGGTGATGAAGATCCGGCACATCTCCGCGGTGTCCATGCGGTTGGCCAGCGCCGCGGCGAGGAAGGCGCCGGAGCTCACGCCCACGTAGCAATCCAGGCGGGTGAGGTCCAGGCCATCGATGGCTTCGTCGAGCGCACGCAGGGCGCCGAGCTCGTACATGCCGCCGATGGGTCCGCCGCCGGCGACCGCCAGGCCGATCTTTGGCGCAGCTTTGGTCTTCGGGCGTTTCTGGGCGGCGTGCAGGGACAGCATCGGGAAGCCGGGGGCAGGGGTCGGGCGAGTGTACGGTCTGGGCCGTCTTTGTGTTTTGATCCCCGGCATGTCCCGGGGCCACGACCTCCAACGCCGCCTCGCTTGCCACCAGGCCCTGCACGATCCGGTGCGCGAACCCCGCAACCGACTGCGCTGGCTGCCCGAACTGCGCCGCTGGCAGGCCGCGCGCCTGGAGCGCAGCTTCGATCACTTGATGAAGGACCCACGCCACGCACCGGCCGCGCGGTTCTTCCTCACCGATGTGTACGGCGACCACGACTTCAGCCGCCGCGACGCCGACATCGCCCGCGTGATGCCCACGATGCAGCGGCTGCTGCCGGTTTCGCTGCTGGACACCGTGAGCGACGGCATCGCGCTCGGCGCGCTCACGCACGCCTTCGACCTGCGCATGGCGCAGGTGTTGGAGGCGCTCGCACCGAACGGGCGGCGGTTGGACGATGCGCGCTACGCGCAGGCGTATCGGCAGGTCGGCAAACCCCTGCTGCGCGAAAAGCAGATCGCGCTGATCCTCCAGGTGGGGCACGGTCTGGGCGCCGCCTTGCGCTTGCCGGGTGTCGGCTTGCTGATGCGCATGTCGCGCGGGCCTGCGCATGCCGCGGGCCTGTCGGAGCTGCAGGGATTCCTGGAGCGGGGCGTCGCGGCCTTCAGCCAGGTCAAGGACGTCGATGCGTTCATGGCCGACATCCAGCGCAGCGAACGCGCGATCGCCGCGCGCCTGTGGGCCGGCGATCCCGATCCTTTCAGGGCCTGACGGTCAACCGAAGCGTTCGTCGAGCACGCGGCGGATTTCGTGCTCGATCGGCCCCTTCATCGCCGAAAGCAGGAAGCCCAATTGCGCGGTGACGTGCAGTTCGTTCGGGGCCAGCGCGATGTGGCCGTCCACGCCGGAGCGGGTGAAGTGCAGGGTGTCGCCTTCCCATCGGCTTTGCATCGCGAAGCGGTCGCCAAGCTTGTCCGCCACCTCCTGCACGGCCTTGCGGGCCTTGGCGGGCGTGAGCGAATGCGGGTGGCGAATATCGATGCGGGACATGGGCGAGGGCTCCGGAAGGGCTGGCGGCATTGTGCACGCATGCTAGATTTCCGCGCAGTGGATACCTATCGATTGCGCTTCCCCAACCAGAACCCGCCCGACGCGGCCATCGGCCCGGGCCTGCACGGCATCGGCCGCAATGCCGACGGCGTGCTTGCGCCCGTGGAAGACACCGCGCGCATGCTCGCGCAGTTGTGCGTGGACCGCCGCGGCACCTGGCTCAAGCTCGGGAACGCGGTGCGCACCGTGCACGTCAACGGGCGCCCGGTGAAGCGCATGGCGATGCTGCGCGTGGGCGATGCGATCTATCTCGACGGCACCGAGCTGCTCCTGCTCGGCGCGCCGCGCGAACGCGATGTGCTGCCCCCGCCCGGCAACCAGGACGGCGGCGATCCGCGCATGTTGTTGCGCGGCGTGGGCGGCCAGTACCACGGCCGCAGCTTCACGCTCGAACGCCCGCGCGTCGTCGGCCGCGGCCCGGACGCCGACATCCGCATCGACGATCCGGCCTTCCCCGAACGCCACGCGCGCATCGAAGTGCAGGGCGGCCAGGTGGTGATGCGCGGGCTGCCCGGCGCGGAAGCCACGGTCGTCAACGGTGAAATGCGGCGCGATGCGGTGCTGCGCACGGGCGACCAGCTCGTGTTCGACGCACACCATCGTTTCGTCGTCGAAGCCCCCGGACGGCCCGCCTTGCCGCACGATGCGCTGGCGCCCGCGCTGCCGGACGACATCGACCTGGAACACGCGCACATCGGCAAGACGCCCGGCAAGGGCACGGTGCGCCGCCTGCCGTGGCTGCTGCTCGCGGCCCTGCTGATCGCCGGTGCGCTCAGCGCATTGCTGCTGTTCGGCTCGCCTGGCTGATCGTTACGCCTGAAAGCGTTGGAGGGATGACAAGGTCGAGTGCCGGCTCCAATTTCGCCGGTGCATACTGGCCTGCCACCCCATCGTGAGCCACGCCCGCATGTCACGCGCCTGGAACTTCAGCGCCGGTCCCGCAACCCTGCCCGAACCGGTCCTGCGCCGCGCGCAGTCCGACATGCTCGAATGGCGCGACGCCGGGGCGTCGATCGTCGAGATCAGCCATCGCGGCCCCGAATTCCTGGAAGTGGCCGCCGATGCCGAGCGTGCGTTGCGCACGCTGCTGTCGATCCCGGAGGACTACGCGGTGCTGTTCACGCAGGGCGGCGCGACCACGCAACAGGCGCTGATCCCGCTGAATTTTGCCGCGCCCGGGCAACCGGCGGATTACGTCGTCACCGGCCATTGGGGCAAGACGGCGCTGAAGCAGGCCGGCCCGTATGTGGCGACCAACATCGCGGCCAGCAGCGAGGCCGATCGCTTCCGCACGATTCCCGCGCGCAACAGCTGGAAGCTCGCCGCCGATTCGGCCTACGTGCACATCACGGCGAACGAAACGATCCACGGTGTCGAGTTCCGCGACATCCCGGACACGGGCAACGTGCCGCTGGTCGCCGACTTCAGCTCCTCGATCGCGAGCGAGCCGCTGGATATTTCGAAGTTCGGGATCCTGTACGCCGGTGCGCAGAAGAACCTCGGGCCGGTTGGCATCAGCGTGGTGATCGTGCGCCGCGACCTGCTCGAACGCGCCGGCCAGCCGCGCGCGGACATCTTCGATTACCGCTCGCAGCTCAAGGCGGAGTCGATGCTCAACACGCCGCCGACCTGGAACTGGTACATGCTCGGGCTGACCGTGCAGTGGATGCTGGACGAAGGCGGCGTTGCCGAATTCGCCAAGCGCAACGCGCGCAAGGCCGCGTTGCTGTACGCGGCCATCGACGATAGCAACGGCTTCTACAAGAACGACATCGACCCGGCCGTGCGCTCGCGCATGAACGTGCCGTTCTTCCTGCGTGACGAGGCGCTCGACAAACCTTTCCTGGCCGAAGCGAAGGATGCGGGCCTGATCGCGCTCAAGGGCCATCGCGTGCTCGGCGGCATGCGCGCGTCGATCTACAACGCGATGCCGGAGCAGGGGGTGCAGGCCTTGGCCGACTTCATGCGTGCGTTCGCAAAGCGCCATGGCTGAGCGCAAGAAGCCCGCGGAGAAGACCACGAAGGCGCCTGCGAAGGCGAAGAAGGCGCCTGCCAAATCCGTGCTCGCAAAGTCGACCGTGCCCGTCGACGACGCGCCGCTCGACCTGGCCGCCGTACGCGCCCAGATCGACGGCATCGATCGCGAGATCCAGTCGCTCATCGCCGATCGCGCGCTATGGGCGCGCCAGGTCGGCAAGGCGAAGGGCAAGCTGGCCGCCGCCGTCGATTACTACCGGCCCGAGCGCGAAGCGCAGGTGCTGCGCCGCGTGGTCGACCGCAACCAGGGCCCGCTCGCCGACGACGTGCTGGTGCGCCTGTTCCGCGAAATCATGTCGGCCTGCCTGGCGCAGCAGGAGCCGCTGAAGGTCGGCTACCTCGGCCCGGAAGGCACGTTTTCGCAGCAGGCGGTGCAGAAGCACTTCGGTCATTCGGCGAAGGGGCTGCCGCTGGCGAGCGTGGAGGAGGTGTTCGACGAAGTCGCCGCGGGCCACGCGGACTTCGGCGTGGTGCCGGTGGAGAACTCGGGGCAGGGTACGATCCAATCGACGCTCGACATGTTCCTGTCCTCGCCGCTGAAGATCTGCGGCGAAGTGGAACTGCGCGTGCATCAGTACCTGCTGTCGCGCTCGGGCCACATCGAGGACATCGAGCGCGTGTATTCGCATGCGTTGTCGCTCGCACAATGTCGCGGCTGGCTGCGCGCACACCTGCCGAAGGCGGAGAAGCTGCCGCTGGCCAGCAATGCCGAGGCGGCGCGACGTGCGCGCAATGCGGACGACTCGGCCGCCATCGCCGGCGAGAACGCCGCGCATGTGTACGGCCTGAAGATCGTCGCTGGCCCGCTCGAAGACCGGCCGGACAACACCACCCGCTTCCTCGTCATCGGCCGCAACCTGTTCCCGCCTTCGGGCCACGACCGCACCTCGCTGATGGTGTTCGTGCGCGACCAGCCCGGCGCGCTGTTCCGCGTGCTGGAACCGCTCGCGCGCCGCGGCGTGAGCATGAACCGCATCGAGTCGCGCCCTGCGCACACGGGCTTGTGGCAGTACGCGTTCTTCATCGATGTCGGCGGGCATGTCGAGGAGTCGCCCTTGCGCGATGCGCTGGCGGACCTGGAGGACTTCGCGGAGAACGTCACCGTGCTCGGGTCGTATCCGGTGGCGGTGCCGTGAGCGGAGGCGTCGGCGACGCCCC comes from Lysobacter sp. KIS68-7 and encodes:
- a CDS encoding complement resistance protein TraT — protein: MSRGHDLQRRLACHQALHDPVREPRNRLRWLPELRRWQAARLERSFDHLMKDPRHAPAARFFLTDVYGDHDFSRRDADIARVMPTMQRLLPVSLLDTVSDGIALGALTHAFDLRMAQVLEALAPNGRRLDDARYAQAYRQVGKPLLREKQIALILQVGHGLGAALRLPGVGLLMRMSRGPAHAAGLSELQGFLERGVAAFSQVKDVDAFMADIQRSERAIAARLWAGDPDPFRA
- a CDS encoding polyhydroxyalkanoic acid system family protein; the encoded protein is MSRIDIRHPHSLTPAKARKAVQEVADKLGDRFAMQSRWEGDTLHFTRSGVDGHIALAPNELHVTAQLGFLLSAMKGPIEHEIRRVLDERFG
- a CDS encoding phasin family protein yields the protein MAKLKKTARKKTAASGAGSKAHADHLSKSLSESAQQIWLAGVGAFARAQAEGGKLFEGLVKEGLNLEQTARKIAGNRADVVRDAVESRVGQARERAVDTWDRLEKVFEDRVQRALVKLGVPSREDLADLVQRVDALNAELRRVGGSPTRRTATAATKAAKAPRKRATKKATRKQPVV
- a CDS encoding restriction endonuclease, with amino-acid sequence MLTALIPAIVIAVILGTIGSLYFGNIRRRRDEAEAGIHALSAMRWREFSHFVLDAMRHRGYDVLTANDEAERGQQTEFLLQRNGERALLSCKHGSAYRLTKQSVSEFGASMKFQGAISGLLVTPGTIESDARRPADSANIELIDGKALWPEIAPLLPQSLKDEVHNVAGQRARRQVLISWLGAAVAGVAIAFVVGASLPPPKAKPDVTVLRDVPRPAQPATVAAPAAGTPVGISAPSTVVVAATEEEEDKQRADVVRMVGTLPGVDRAVWTTKSTLQVFVDETSTQRFDEICTVLMHYANLRTARVHLQPPENSQQLVRFKQCATM
- a CDS encoding FHA domain-containing protein produces the protein MLDFRAVDTYRLRFPNQNPPDAAIGPGLHGIGRNADGVLAPVEDTARMLAQLCVDRRGTWLKLGNAVRTVHVNGRPVKRMAMLRVGDAIYLDGTELLLLGAPRERDVLPPPGNQDGGDPRMLLRGVGGQYHGRSFTLERPRVVGRGPDADIRIDDPAFPERHARIEVQGGQVVMRGLPGAEATVVNGEMRRDAVLRTGDQLVFDAHHRFVVEAPGRPALPHDALAPALPDDIDLEHAHIGKTPGKGTVRRLPWLLLAALLIAGALSALLLFGSPG
- a CDS encoding TetR/AcrR family transcriptional regulator encodes the protein MARQTRQRILDASLAMFNAQGEPNVTTNHIADELEISPGNLYYHFRNKDDIIEHLFGRYEERIDAALGAPTDRLPGLEDIWLLLHLVFECIWDYRFLYRDLADILSRNRRLRIRFARILRRADEQAHEVMRGLSQAGVMRASAAELDAAATNVLVIATFWMNYASARGDKNEQVSIRAGIVQVMMLLAPFLRDAERVHLNTLTRAYID
- a CDS encoding SDR family oxidoreductase, producing the protein MTYFVTGATGFLGRHLVATLLKRKGPIHVLVRKDSRKKLDAIAAKMGWDMKRVVVVEGDMASPKCGLSAAQVRALNGKVKHFFHLAAIYDLTAKAEPQRIANVEGTQHALDLAAAIGAGIFHHTSSIAAAGLYPGVFREDMFDEAEGLDDPYLQTKHESEALVRKEKRLKWRVYRPGMVVGHSKTGEMDKIDGPYYFFSFIKKLREMLPQWMPTLGIEGGRINIVPVDFVVEAMDHIAHKPKLDHHTFHLTDPEPMRVGEVLNTFARAGHAPEMTMRIDARMFAFVPGGVRMAVGNLPPVRRFIGMLLRDFRIPKETLKFITYPTRFDNREAERALKGSGISVPKLDTYAWRLWDYWERHLDPDLFIDRSLKGRVRNKVVLITGGSSGIGLSTAQRVAEAGAITIIVARGEAELFKARDDMKARGGKVFAYTADLSDMADCDKLVKTVLAEHGHVDVLVNNAGRSIRRSIELSYDRFHDFERTMQLNYFGSLRLIMGVLPTMTHRRRGHIINISSIGVLANSPRFSAYVASKAAMDAWSRCAQGELSGKGISFTTINMPLVKTPMIAPTKMYDSVPTLTPDEAADLVVKGIIERPSRIATRLGIFASVLNALAPKAYEVVMSTAFELFPDSAAAKGDRKALKGELEPSNEQIAFAALMRGVHW
- a CDS encoding acyl-CoA-binding protein; this translates as MSDLKARFEQATKDVQGLSERPDNDTLLRLYAFYKQGSEGDVSGPKPGFFDFVGTAKYEAWAKLKGTSQDEAMQKYVDLVKKLTA
- a CDS encoding patatin-like phospholipase family protein, whose amino-acid sequence is MLSLHAAQKRPKTKAAPKIGLAVAGGGPIGGMYELGALRALDEAIDGLDLTRLDCYVGVSSGAFLAAALANRMDTAEMCRIFITGDSDDVQFRPETFLRPAFFEYMRRAASAPRLAMEWWRDMLFARGDSRWSDAITRFGGLVPTGLFDSTEIEHFLREVFTRRGRSNDFRTLEADLFVVAVELDSGKVVRFGGEDWDDVPISKAVQASAALPGLYAPVEVRGRHFVDGALRRTMHASTVLERDIDLMIGLNPLVPFDANTARRNPEGIESRLSEGGLPVVLSQTFRTLLQSRMQVGLQRYAQTYPDVDQLVFEPNSDDGELFFTNVFSFAARRRVCEIAYRNTLEDLRKRAPDLRPVLKAHGLVLRDDVLADDTRSILDGLPKRPRATETTARLRRALDEVDHLVAKQKAAR